A part of Streptomyces sp. NBC_01210 genomic DNA contains:
- a CDS encoding molybdopterin oxidoreductase family protein has product MLDDTTPTHCPYCALQCGMSLRGRAEAVEVVERPDFPVNRGALCGKGRTAPALLSSRVRLTEPLVRRPATGRLEPATWEEALGTVAAGLRRTRAVYGPDAVGVFGGGGLTNEKAYTLGKFARVVLGTSQIDYNGRFCMSSAAAAHQRAFGLDRGLPFPLEDIPRSGCVILVGSNLAETMPPALRYLTELRANGGKLIVVDPRRTRTAEQADLHLAPRPGTDLALALGLLHVVVAEGRTDEEFVRDRTSGWGEARAAAMAHWPELVERITGVGVPELRETVRMFCDAESAMVLTARGPEQHSKGTDTVSAWINLCLATGRAGRPLSGYGCLTGQGNGQGGREHGQKADQLPGYRKLDDPAARAHVAGVWGVEPETLPGPGRSAYELLDALGGDVKSLLLMGSNPVVSAPRAGHVEERLRALDFLAVADVVLSETAALADVVLPVTQWAEETGTTTNLEGRVLLRRKAVSAPPGVRSDLEVLGGLAGLLGHEKGFPSDPEEVFEELRRASAGGPADYSGITYKRIAEEDGVFWPCPEEPAAAGGTHGPAVAEHSPGPRPAHPGTPRLFLERFATPDGRARFIAVGHRAAAEEADAEYPVLLTTGRVVAQYQSGAQTRRVDELNAAAPGAFVELHPQLAERVGAVEGAPLAVVSRRGRAVGPARITTGIRPDTVFMPFHWPGEGRVNSVTNPALDPTSRMPEFKVCAVRVERAEQEERQE; this is encoded by the coding sequence ATGCTCGACGACACCACCCCGACCCACTGTCCCTACTGCGCCCTGCAGTGCGGCATGAGCCTGCGCGGCAGAGCCGAGGCGGTCGAGGTGGTGGAGCGGCCGGACTTCCCCGTCAACCGTGGCGCGCTGTGCGGCAAGGGCCGCACCGCGCCCGCGCTGCTCTCCTCCCGGGTGCGCCTGACCGAGCCCCTGGTCCGACGCCCCGCCACAGGCAGGCTCGAGCCGGCCACCTGGGAGGAGGCCCTGGGCACGGTCGCTGCGGGACTGCGGCGTACCCGGGCGGTGTACGGCCCCGACGCGGTCGGCGTCTTCGGTGGCGGCGGCCTCACCAACGAGAAGGCGTACACGCTCGGGAAGTTCGCCCGGGTCGTGCTCGGCACCTCGCAGATCGACTACAACGGCCGCTTCTGCATGTCGTCGGCGGCGGCCGCGCACCAGCGGGCGTTCGGTCTCGACCGCGGGCTTCCGTTCCCGCTGGAGGACATTCCGCGCAGCGGATGCGTGATCCTCGTCGGCTCGAATCTCGCCGAGACGATGCCGCCCGCGCTGCGCTATCTGACCGAGCTCCGGGCGAACGGCGGCAAGCTCATCGTCGTCGATCCGCGCCGCACGCGGACCGCGGAGCAGGCCGATCTGCATCTGGCGCCGCGGCCCGGAACGGATCTGGCGCTCGCGCTCGGGCTGCTGCATGTGGTGGTGGCGGAGGGACGAACGGACGAGGAGTTCGTCAGGGACCGTACGAGCGGCTGGGGGGAGGCCAGGGCGGCCGCGATGGCGCACTGGCCCGAGCTCGTCGAGCGCATCACGGGTGTCGGCGTGCCCGAACTGCGGGAGACGGTACGGATGTTCTGCGACGCGGAGTCCGCGATGGTGCTCACGGCGCGCGGGCCCGAGCAGCACTCCAAAGGCACGGACACGGTGAGCGCCTGGATCAACCTCTGCCTGGCGACGGGCCGGGCGGGGCGGCCGCTGTCCGGCTACGGCTGTCTGACCGGTCAGGGCAACGGCCAGGGCGGCCGCGAACACGGCCAGAAGGCGGACCAGTTGCCGGGCTACCGCAAACTGGACGACCCGGCGGCGCGGGCGCATGTCGCCGGGGTGTGGGGTGTGGAGCCGGAGACGCTGCCGGGTCCGGGGCGCAGCGCGTACGAACTGCTGGACGCGCTGGGCGGGGATGTGAAGTCGCTGTTGCTGATGGGCTCGAACCCGGTGGTGTCCGCGCCGCGCGCCGGGCATGTGGAGGAGCGGCTGCGCGCGCTGGACTTCCTCGCGGTCGCGGACGTGGTGCTGTCGGAGACGGCGGCGCTGGCGGATGTGGTGCTGCCGGTCACCCAGTGGGCGGAGGAGACGGGGACGACGACGAACCTGGAGGGCCGGGTCCTGCTGCGCCGGAAGGCGGTGTCGGCGCCGCCGGGAGTACGGAGCGACCTGGAAGTCCTGGGCGGCCTTGCGGGCCTGCTGGGCCACGAGAAGGGCTTCCCGTCGGATCCGGAGGAGGTTTTCGAGGAACTCCGCCGGGCATCGGCGGGCGGCCCCGCGGACTACTCGGGTATCACCTACAAAAGGATCGCGGAGGAGGACGGGGTGTTCTGGCCGTGCCCGGAGGAGCCGGCCGCGGCCGGGGGCACCCATGGACCCGCCGTGGCCGAGCACTCGCCCGGACCCCGACCCGCCCATCCCGGTACGCCACGGCTCTTCCTCGAGCGGTTCGCCACTCCGGACGGGCGTGCCCGGTTCATCGCCGTCGGGCATCGGGCCGCCGCGGAGGAAGCGGATGCCGAGTATCCCGTGCTGCTGACGACCGGGCGGGTCGTCGCCCAGTACCAGTCCGGGGCACAGACCCGGCGGGTCGATGAGCTCAATGCCGCCGCGCCCGGGGCCTTTGTCGAGCTGCATCCGCAGCTCGCCGAGCGCGTGGGCGCCGTCGAGGGGGCTCCGCTCGCCGTCGTTTCGCGGCGCGGGCGGGCCGTCGGGCCCGCGCGGATCACGACCGGGATCCGGCCGGACACCGTCTTCATGCCGTTCCACTGGCCGGGCGAGGGCCGGGTCAACTCGGTGACGAATCCGGCGCTCGACCCGACCTCGCGCATGCCGGAGTTCAAGGTGTGCGCGGTACGGGTGGAACGCGCAGAGCAGGAGGAACGGCAGGAGTAG
- a CDS encoding NADPH-dependent FMN reductase, translating to MDLTTPLKLAVILGSNRDGRFGPVIADWFLSRTAERADFAVELIDLAEVDLPTALSYRPAPEARAELAKTAPKLADADAFVVLTPEYNHSFPASVKSLIDWHFGEWQAKPVGFISYGGISGGLRAVEQLRQVFAEMHAVTVRDTVSFHNAGSQFDDEGQHKDPTACDAAAKTMLDQLAWWGHALRNAKSVCPYAG from the coding sequence ATGGACCTCACCACGCCTTTGAAGCTTGCCGTCATCCTCGGCAGCAACCGCGACGGCCGCTTCGGCCCGGTCATCGCCGACTGGTTCCTCTCCCGCACCGCCGAGCGCGCGGACTTCGCCGTCGAACTGATCGACCTGGCCGAAGTGGACCTGCCCACCGCACTCTCCTACCGACCGGCACCCGAAGCACGGGCCGAACTTGCCAAGACCGCACCGAAGTTGGCCGACGCCGATGCCTTCGTGGTCCTCACGCCCGAGTACAACCACTCCTTCCCCGCCTCCGTCAAGAGCCTCATCGACTGGCATTTCGGCGAATGGCAGGCCAAGCCCGTCGGCTTCATCTCGTACGGCGGCATCTCCGGCGGTCTGCGCGCCGTCGAGCAGCTGCGCCAGGTCTTCGCCGAAATGCACGCCGTCACCGTCCGCGACACCGTCTCCTTCCACAACGCCGGCAGCCAGTTCGACGACGAAGGGCAGCACAAGGACCCCACCGCGTGCGACGCCGCCGCGAAGACGATGCTGGACCAGCTCGCCTGGTGGGGGCACGCCCTGCGCAACGCCAAGTCGGTCTGTCCGTACGCCGGCTGA
- a CDS encoding oxidoreductase: MAGWNASDIPDQSGRTAVVTGANSGIGLVTAQELARRGARVVLACRSTVRGEQAEARVKREVPDAEVEFRSLDLADLSSVREFAAAYPYENLDLLINNAGVMALPYGKTADGFETQFGINHLGHFALTGLLLPKLLDTPGARVVSLSSGLHAMANLDIADLNSERHYRRWVAYARSKTANLLFVHELARRLRAAGSDVVAAAAHPGYAATNLQAASARMEGRMIRERIMEFGNRIAAQPAESGALPTLYAATAPGVRPDSFTGPKFQGWRGAPAPSRRAKWTRNDVAGERLWAASEQLTGVTYEGLKA; the protein is encoded by the coding sequence ATGGCGGGCTGGAACGCGAGCGACATCCCCGATCAGTCCGGACGCACCGCCGTGGTCACCGGTGCCAACAGTGGCATCGGACTCGTCACGGCCCAGGAGCTGGCCCGCCGCGGCGCGCGCGTGGTTCTCGCGTGCCGCAGCACGGTCCGGGGCGAGCAGGCGGAGGCCCGCGTCAAACGCGAAGTGCCGGACGCCGAGGTGGAGTTCAGGTCGCTGGACCTGGCGGATCTGTCCTCCGTACGGGAGTTCGCGGCCGCGTACCCGTACGAGAACCTCGATCTGCTCATCAACAACGCCGGCGTGATGGCCCTGCCGTACGGGAAGACCGCCGACGGCTTCGAGACGCAGTTCGGCATCAACCACCTCGGGCACTTCGCGCTGACCGGGCTGCTGCTGCCGAAGCTGCTGGACACGCCGGGCGCGCGCGTGGTGAGCCTGTCCAGCGGGCTGCACGCCATGGCCAATCTCGACATTGCGGATCTCAACAGCGAGCGGCACTACCGCCGTTGGGTGGCCTACGCCCGTTCCAAGACGGCGAACCTGCTCTTTGTGCACGAGCTGGCGAGGCGGCTGCGCGCCGCCGGGTCCGACGTCGTCGCGGCGGCCGCCCACCCCGGCTACGCCGCCACCAACCTCCAGGCGGCGAGCGCGAGGATGGAGGGCCGCATGATCAGGGAACGGATCATGGAGTTCGGCAACCGGATCGCCGCGCAGCCCGCCGAGTCCGGGGCGCTGCCGACGCTGTACGCGGCCACCGCGCCGGGCGTACGGCCCGACTCCTTCACCGGACCGAAGTTCCAGGGCTGGCGGGGCGCGCCCGCACCTTCCCGACGGGCCAAATGGACCCGGAACGATGTGGCGGGCGAGCGGTTGTGGGCGGCGTCCGAGCAGCTCACCGGGGTGACGTACGAGGGACTCAAGGCCTGA
- the cutA gene encoding divalent-cation tolerance protein CutA, whose translation MAQALTALTVLTTTDSAEKAEALARGAVESRLAACAQISAPVTSVYHWKNAIETAEEWQVLFKTTEACYAALEAHLTAAHDYETPEIIATPVVRGGAGYLAWIDAETVAP comes from the coding sequence ATGGCCCAGGCACTGACCGCACTCACCGTGCTGACCACGACCGACAGTGCGGAGAAGGCGGAGGCGCTCGCGCGGGGTGCGGTGGAGTCGCGGCTGGCCGCCTGCGCGCAGATCTCCGCGCCCGTCACCTCCGTCTACCACTGGAAGAACGCGATCGAGACGGCGGAGGAGTGGCAGGTCCTGTTCAAGACGACCGAGGCCTGCTACGCCGCGCTGGAGGCGCATCTGACGGCCGCGCACGACTACGAAACGCCGGAGATCATCGCGACGCCGGTGGTGCGCGGCGGTGCTGGGTATCTGGCATGGATCGACGCGGAGACCGTGGCGCCGTGA
- a CDS encoding sulfite exporter TauE/SafE family protein, giving the protein MPDISLTTLVLLCLAAAAAGWIDAVVGGGGLLLLPALLLGLPHVQAAQILGTNKAVAIVGTSGAAVTYVRKAPVQVKTALRIGLAALAGSMGGAFFAAGISSDVLRPVIMVVLLGVAAFVMLRPNFGTAADTGTGPVTRARTVTAIVLVGGGIGFYDGLFGPGTGTFLVLALTAVLHLDLVTASATAKIVNVCTNAGALAMFAYQGTVMWQLAALMAVFNLAGGMFGARMALRKGSEFVRGVLLVVVFSLVAKLAFDQWTA; this is encoded by the coding sequence ATGCCCGACATATCGCTGACCACACTCGTCCTTCTCTGCCTCGCCGCCGCGGCGGCCGGCTGGATCGACGCGGTGGTGGGCGGCGGCGGGCTGCTGCTCCTGCCCGCCCTGCTGCTCGGCCTGCCCCACGTCCAGGCCGCTCAGATCCTCGGCACCAACAAGGCCGTGGCGATCGTCGGCACCTCGGGTGCTGCCGTCACCTATGTGCGCAAGGCCCCGGTGCAGGTGAAGACGGCGCTACGGATCGGACTCGCCGCGCTCGCGGGCTCCATGGGCGGCGCGTTCTTCGCGGCCGGCATCAGCAGCGACGTACTCCGGCCCGTGATCATGGTGGTGCTGCTCGGTGTCGCGGCCTTTGTGATGCTGCGCCCCAACTTCGGAACCGCCGCGGACACCGGCACGGGCCCCGTCACCCGCGCCCGCACCGTCACCGCGATCGTTCTCGTCGGCGGCGGGATCGGCTTCTACGACGGGCTGTTCGGGCCCGGCACCGGCACCTTCCTGGTCCTCGCGCTCACCGCCGTACTCCATCTCGACCTGGTGACCGCCTCGGCCACTGCCAAGATCGTCAATGTCTGCACCAACGCCGGGGCGCTCGCGATGTTCGCCTACCAGGGCACGGTGATGTGGCAGCTGGCCGCGCTGATGGCGGTGTTCAACCTGGCGGGCGGCATGTTCGGCGCCCGGATGGCGCTCAGGAAGGGCAGTGAGTTCGTCCGTGGAGTGCTGCTCGTGGTCGTCTTCTCGCTGGTCGCGAAGCTCGCCTTCGACCAGTGGACGGCCTGA
- a CDS encoding NAD(P)/FAD-dependent oxidoreductase: MESKIVVIGGGTAGVRLARQLGVHGVDVTVLGEEPHAPYNRLLLAEVLAGRYGPEVIALPEAPVRRGVRATAIDRDLRLVHCADGTSVAYERLVLATGSNPVLPPLRGLAGELPDGVHPFRTLDDCAALSAAVRPGIHAVVVGGGLLGVSAARALAARGARVVLAQQGEHLMERHLDVSASQLLRGHLESLGVEVHTECRVRGLRGTAVELADGYVLDSELVVLACGVRPRVGLAHAAGLEVRRGIVVDDELRTSDPYIYAIGDCAEHDGQVYGLAGPALEQADVLASVLTSAPELTSAPDLTSAPELISASPRYTGTRALTRLTLTGPGPATAGPLDLAAFGDPTPRPGDDVVQLADATRGAYRKVVVRGDRLVGGVLFGDLAAVGALARAWEGDEALPESVPLLHLLTNDGGL; this comes from the coding sequence ATGGAATCGAAGATCGTGGTCATCGGCGGCGGAACGGCGGGCGTGCGGCTTGCGCGACAGCTCGGCGTGCACGGCGTCGACGTCACGGTCCTCGGCGAGGAGCCGCACGCACCGTACAACCGGCTGCTGCTCGCGGAGGTACTCGCCGGGCGCTACGGCCCCGAGGTGATAGCCCTGCCCGAGGCGCCGGTACGGCGCGGTGTGCGGGCGACCGCGATCGACCGGGACCTGCGGCTTGTGCACTGCGCGGACGGCACCTCGGTGGCGTACGAGCGGCTGGTGCTGGCCACCGGGTCCAACCCGGTGCTGCCGCCGCTGCGCGGACTGGCCGGAGAGCTTCCCGACGGTGTGCACCCCTTCCGCACCCTGGACGACTGCGCGGCGCTGTCCGCCGCCGTACGCCCCGGGATCCACGCGGTCGTCGTCGGCGGCGGACTGCTCGGTGTCTCGGCCGCCCGCGCGCTGGCCGCACGCGGTGCCCGGGTGGTGCTGGCCCAGCAGGGCGAGCATCTGATGGAGCGCCATCTGGACGTGTCCGCATCTCAGCTGCTGCGCGGCCACCTCGAGTCACTGGGTGTGGAAGTCCACACGGAGTGCCGGGTGAGGGGCCTGCGCGGTACGGCGGTCGAGCTCGCCGACGGGTATGTCCTCGACTCCGAGCTCGTCGTGCTCGCGTGCGGGGTGCGCCCGCGGGTCGGTCTGGCGCACGCAGCCGGTCTCGAGGTGCGTCGCGGCATCGTCGTCGACGACGAGCTGCGCACTTCCGACCCGTACATATACGCCATCGGCGACTGCGCCGAGCATGACGGCCAGGTGTACGGCCTGGCGGGTCCGGCCCTGGAACAGGCCGATGTCCTGGCCTCCGTACTGACCTCGGCGCCGGAACTCACCTCGGCGCCGGACCTTACCTCCGCGCCGGAACTCATCTCGGCGTCGCCCCGGTACACCGGCACCCGCGCCCTCACCCGCCTCACGCTCACCGGGCCGGGACCCGCCACGGCCGGCCCGCTCGATCTCGCCGCCTTCGGCGATCCGACTCCCCGGCCCGGGGACGACGTCGTCCAGCTCGCCGACGCCACCCGGGGCGCGTACCGCAAGGTCGTCGTCCGCGGAGACCGGCTCGTCGGCGGGGTGCTGTTCGGGGATCTCGCCGCGGTCGGCGCGCTCGCCCGGGCCTGGGAGGGCGACGAGGCCCTTCCGGAGAGCGTGCCCCTGCTCCACCTGCTCACCAATGATGGAGGCCTCTGA
- the nirB gene encoding nitrite reductase large subunit NirB, with protein MPAMSTPTTPTIVVVGHGMVGQRFLEALAERGLTGRARIVVLCEEPRAAYDRVRLSSYFSGQTPEQLSLVEGDFMERHGIELHLDDPAETIDREARTVTSRAGRTFAYDTLVLATGSYPFVPPVPGKDAEGCFVYRTIEDLLAIEEYAKNCTTGTVVGGGLLGLEAAGALKGLGLATHIVEFNPRLMAIQVDEGGGAALRRTVENMGLIVHTGVGGKEITAGEDGAVTAMALSDGSSIDTDLVIFSAGVRPRDQLARESGLTVGERGGITVDEQCRTSDPAVYAIGECALAADGRVYGLVAPGYEMAEVAADAIAGEAGKAGGFTGADTSTKLKLLGVDVASFGDAQGTAEGCLDVVYSDSRSGVYKKLVIGREGELLGGVLVGDADSYGMLRPLTGSVPPLPPEQLVLPAGIGAPAALGPSALPDDAVICSCHNVTKGTIRGAVTEHSCTTVPEVKKCTKAGTGCGSCVKVLGQLVNAELESSGVEVDKGLCACFAQTRQELYETVRALRITSYQKLLDAHGREAARGGNGCEICKPTVASIIASLAPTIGADGYVLEGEQAALQDTNDHFLANMQKNGSYSIVPRIPGGEITPEKLIVIGEVARDYGLYTKITGGQRIDLFGARVDQLPLIWARLVEAGFESGHAYGKALRTVKSCVGQTWCRYGVQDSVRMAIDLELRYRGLRSPHKLKSAVSGCQRECAEAQSKDFGVIATANGWNLYVGGNGGATPRHADLLAQDLSDAELVRLIDRFLMFYIRTADRLERTSTWLERIEGGLDHVRDVVVHDSLGICAELESLMADHVAGYRDEWSETINDPERLRRFVSFVNAPEVPDPTVKFVPERDQVKPDLPLLTIRPLEVLEGTATR; from the coding sequence ATGCCTGCGATGTCCACCCCCACGACTCCCACCATCGTGGTCGTCGGCCATGGCATGGTCGGCCAGCGATTCCTCGAGGCTCTCGCCGAGCGCGGGCTGACCGGGCGGGCGCGGATCGTCGTGCTGTGCGAGGAGCCCCGCGCCGCCTACGACCGGGTCCGGCTCAGCTCGTACTTCTCCGGCCAGACGCCCGAGCAACTCTCCCTGGTGGAGGGCGACTTCATGGAGCGTCACGGCATCGAGCTGCATCTCGACGACCCGGCCGAGACCATCGACAGGGAGGCGCGCACGGTCACCTCGCGCGCCGGGCGGACCTTCGCGTACGACACTCTCGTCCTGGCCACCGGCTCGTACCCCTTCGTACCGCCGGTGCCGGGCAAGGACGCCGAGGGCTGCTTCGTCTACCGCACCATCGAGGACCTCCTCGCGATCGAGGAGTACGCCAAGAACTGCACGACCGGCACCGTGGTCGGCGGCGGGCTGCTGGGCCTCGAGGCGGCCGGGGCGCTCAAGGGGCTGGGGCTCGCCACGCACATCGTCGAGTTCAATCCGCGGCTGATGGCCATACAGGTGGACGAGGGCGGCGGCGCCGCGCTGCGCCGCACCGTCGAGAACATGGGCCTGATCGTGCACACGGGCGTCGGCGGGAAGGAGATCACGGCGGGCGAGGACGGCGCGGTGACCGCGATGGCGCTGTCGGACGGCTCGTCCATCGACACCGACCTGGTCATCTTCTCGGCCGGAGTGCGGCCCAGGGACCAGCTCGCCCGCGAGAGCGGGCTCACCGTCGGCGAACGCGGCGGCATCACGGTCGACGAGCAGTGCCGTACGAGCGACCCCGCGGTGTACGCGATCGGCGAGTGTGCGCTGGCCGCCGACGGCCGGGTGTACGGGCTGGTCGCGCCCGGATACGAGATGGCGGAGGTGGCCGCTGACGCCATCGCCGGAGAGGCCGGAAAGGCAGGCGGCTTCACGGGCGCCGATACCTCCACCAAGCTCAAGCTGCTGGGTGTGGACGTGGCGTCCTTCGGCGACGCGCAGGGCACGGCCGAGGGCTGCCTGGACGTCGTCTACTCCGACTCCCGCTCCGGCGTCTACAAGAAGCTGGTCATCGGCCGCGAGGGCGAGCTGCTCGGCGGTGTACTGGTCGGTGACGCCGACTCCTACGGCATGCTGCGCCCGCTCACCGGCTCCGTCCCGCCGCTCCCGCCCGAACAGCTCGTGCTGCCGGCCGGGATCGGCGCACCGGCCGCGCTCGGCCCGTCCGCGCTGCCCGACGACGCGGTCATCTGCTCCTGCCACAACGTCACCAAGGGCACGATCCGCGGCGCGGTCACCGAACACTCCTGCACGACCGTGCCCGAGGTGAAGAAGTGCACCAAGGCCGGTACGGGCTGCGGCAGTTGCGTCAAGGTGCTGGGCCAGCTGGTCAATGCCGAGCTGGAGTCCTCGGGCGTCGAGGTCGACAAGGGCCTGTGCGCCTGCTTCGCCCAGACCCGCCAGGAGCTGTACGAAACCGTGCGCGCGCTGCGCATCACCTCGTACCAGAAGCTCCTCGACGCGCACGGACGCGAGGCGGCCCGCGGCGGCAACGGCTGTGAGATCTGCAAGCCGACGGTCGCCTCGATCATCGCCTCGCTGGCGCCGACGATCGGCGCCGACGGCTATGTGCTGGAGGGCGAGCAGGCCGCGCTGCAGGACACCAACGACCACTTCCTCGCCAATATGCAGAAGAACGGTTCGTACTCGATCGTGCCGCGTATCCCGGGCGGCGAGATCACTCCCGAGAAGCTGATCGTGATCGGCGAGGTGGCCCGCGACTACGGGCTCTATACGAAGATCACGGGCGGCCAGCGGATCGACCTGTTCGGCGCGCGCGTCGATCAACTGCCGCTGATCTGGGCGCGGCTGGTGGAGGCAGGCTTCGAGTCCGGGCATGCGTACGGCAAGGCTCTGCGCACCGTGAAGTCCTGTGTGGGCCAGACCTGGTGCCGTTACGGCGTGCAGGACTCGGTCCGGATGGCCATCGATCTGGAGCTGCGCTACCGGGGCCTGCGCTCCCCGCACAAGCTGAAGTCGGCGGTCTCCGGCTGTCAGCGCGAGTGCGCGGAGGCGCAGAGCAAGGACTTCGGCGTCATCGCCACGGCCAACGGCTGGAACCTGTATGTCGGCGGCAATGGCGGCGCGACCCCGCGCCACGCCGATCTGCTCGCGCAGGATCTCTCCGACGCGGAACTGGTCCGGCTCATCGACCGGTTCCTGATGTTCTACATCCGTACCGCCGACCGGCTGGAGCGCACCTCGACCTGGCTGGAGCGGATCGAGGGCGGCCTCGATCACGTACGGGATGTGGTCGTCCATGACTCACTGGGCATCTGCGCGGAACTCGAATCGCTGATGGCGGACCATGTCGCGGGCTACCGCGACGAGTGGTCCGAAACCATCAACGACCCGGAGCGGCTGCGCCGCTTCGTCTCCTTCGTGAACGCGCCCGAAGTCCCGGACCCGACGGTGAAGTTCGTGCCCGAGCGCGACCAGGTCAAGCCCGATCTGCCGCTGCTGACCATCCGCCCGCTGGAAGTCCTGGAAGGTACCGCCACCCGATGA
- a CDS encoding class F sortase, whose product MNAKGRGWGIAVAVCIGLRLVQNGSADVTPPMPSAAEAFAAGPGHHTDAAADPLPPSGPVRLRIPEISVDAPVMPLDLGKDGSLNVPPAADRNLAGWYKDGTSPGAKGTAIVAGHVDNADGPTVFYNLGALKKGDRIEVTRKDGRTAVFTIDAIEVYEADAFPDEKVYGAKDRAELRVITCGGGFTRETGYQGNVVAYAHLIGVLQA is encoded by the coding sequence ATGAACGCCAAAGGAAGGGGCTGGGGCATAGCCGTCGCCGTCTGCATCGGCCTGCGGCTGGTCCAGAACGGCTCCGCGGACGTGACCCCGCCGATGCCGTCGGCCGCCGAGGCTTTCGCGGCCGGCCCGGGACACCACACCGACGCGGCCGCCGACCCGCTGCCGCCGTCCGGACCCGTACGGCTGCGCATCCCCGAGATCAGTGTCGACGCCCCCGTCATGCCGCTGGACCTCGGGAAGGACGGCAGCCTGAACGTGCCGCCCGCCGCCGACCGCAACCTCGCCGGCTGGTACAAGGACGGCACTTCGCCGGGTGCCAAGGGCACGGCGATCGTCGCCGGGCATGTCGACAACGCGGACGGGCCCACCGTCTTCTACAACCTGGGTGCGCTGAAGAAGGGCGACCGGATCGAGGTGACCCGCAAGGACGGCCGTACCGCCGTGTTCACCATCGACGCGATCGAGGTGTACGAGGCCGACGCCTTCCCGGACGAGAAGGTCTACGGAGCGAAGGACCGAGCCGAGTTGCGGGTGATCACCTGTGGCGGCGGGTTCACGAGGGAGACCGGCTACCAGGGCAATGTGGTGGCGTACGCGCATCTCATCGGGGTGCTGCAGGCGTAG
- the nirD gene encoding nitrite reductase small subunit NirD: protein MTIAPEQTAPVTTETQVQLRLGQEWIALCALSLLTPGRGVAALLPDGRQAAVFLDREGTPYAIDNQDPFAGAQVLSRGLVGSSSGGPFVASPLLKQRFDLATGRCLDDDSVSVTAYEVRLN from the coding sequence ATGACGATCGCACCCGAGCAGACTGCCCCCGTAACGACGGAAACACAGGTCCAGCTCCGCCTGGGCCAGGAGTGGATCGCGCTCTGCGCGCTGTCCCTGCTCACCCCGGGCCGCGGGGTCGCGGCCCTGCTGCCGGACGGCCGCCAGGCCGCGGTCTTCCTGGACCGCGAGGGCACTCCGTACGCCATCGACAACCAGGACCCCTTCGCCGGGGCCCAGGTCCTCTCCCGGGGCCTCGTCGGCTCGTCCTCCGGCGGCCCCTTCGTCGCGTCGCCGCTGCTCAAGCAGCGCTTCGACCTGGCGACCGGGCGCTGCCTGGACGACGATTCGGTCTCGGTGACGGCCTACGAGGTACGGCTGAACTGA
- a CDS encoding gamma-glutamylcyclotransferase family protein, whose translation MTESGPESGPETESGSGSETESGPGAELPFFVYGTLRPGECNHDLFLYGRTAAEEPALLTDAVLYEGPGYPYALLDAGGGTVAGEVVTAAPGEYGELLAVLDRLEEYVAPGHPRNLYERVARDVVRPDGTAVRAWVYLAAPGLARELCAKGTRIRGGDWCGRSSS comes from the coding sequence GTGACCGAGTCCGGGCCCGAGTCCGGGCCCGAGACCGAGTCCGGTTCCGGGTCCGAGACCGAGTCCGGGCCTGGGGCCGAGCTCCCGTTCTTCGTCTACGGCACGCTGCGCCCTGGCGAGTGCAACCACGATCTCTTCCTGTACGGCCGCACGGCGGCGGAGGAGCCGGCGCTGCTGACTGACGCGGTGCTCTACGAGGGCCCGGGCTATCCGTACGCCCTGCTCGACGCCGGTGGGGGCACGGTCGCGGGTGAGGTGGTGACGGCGGCGCCGGGGGAGTACGGGGAGCTCCTCGCCGTACTCGACCGGCTGGAGGAGTACGTCGCGCCGGGCCACCCGCGCAATCTGTACGAGCGGGTGGCCCGCGACGTCGTCCGGCCGGACGGCACTGCGGTCCGGGCCTGGGTGTACCTTGCGGCGCCGGGCCTGGCCCGGGAGCTCTGCGCGAAGGGCACCCGCATCCGCGGCGGCGACTGGTGCGGCCGAAGCAGCAGCTGA